The following nucleotide sequence is from Pseudomonas sp. S09G 359.
GGTTTTCTGCGCTTCGTCTTCGCTCAGGTGGCGCAGGAAGCTGAGGATCAAGCCGCTGGTGATGCCCAGTTGCTGCTCGCCATCCTTGAGTGCCGCGGCGATGCCGTTAAGCACTACTTCGAACGGGATGCCACGGTCAGTGTGGGTCTGCGGGTCGAAGAACGGCTCGGTGTGGATCACGTTCTGTGCTTTGCAGCGCAGCAGGTAGGCCCAGGTCAGGTCATAGAAGTCCTGGGACGTGCGCAGCACATCGGCGCCCTTGTAGTACAGGTCCAGAAACTCCTGCAGGTTGTTGAAGGCGTAAGCCTTGCGCAGGGTTTCGACGTCATTCCACGGCAGCGCAATCTTGTTGCGCTCGGCCAGGGCGAACAGCAGCTCGGGCTCCAGCGAACCTTCCAGGTGCAGGTGCAGTTCAGCCTTGGGCAGGGCGTTGAGCCAATCGTACATTTTTAAAATCTCATCAGGTGCAATGGCGGCATTCTACAGGTCATGGCTGAAATAATCGGCAAAACCTGACCGGCAGGAGAGTATTGGCTTTATTCACGCAAGGGCGGCGTGAACTAAGGTGTAACGAAACGTTAGCAGCGTGCCGTAGTCTGTACCCCATTAATGACTGATTTGCCGTACGAAAAGGCCCGGAATGCTCACCTTCCTCAAGCAAGAAAAATTCATGCTACTGGCGCTGATTGCCGCCATCGCCGCCTACCCGCTGGAGCACTGGATGCTCCATAGCGGGCAAACCGTCGCACTGCTGGCCGGCGTGGCGCTGATCGGCTTTATCGTGGTGGCGTCGATGCGCGTGGCGCACCATGCCGAGCAACTCGCGGAAAAAGTCGGTGACCCCTACGGCACCATGATCCTGACGCTGGCCGCCGTACTGGTGGAAGTGGTGATCCTGGCGATCATGATGAGCAACGAGCCGTCGCCGACCCTGGTGCGCGACACCATCTACTCGGCGGTGATGCTCGATATCAACGGCATCCTCGGTTTGGCCGCGCTGATGGGCGGCATCAAGCATGGTGAACAGTCCTACAACGACGATTCGGCGCGCACCTACAGCGTGATGATCCTAACCGCCATGGGTGTTTCCATGGTGGTGCCGGAATTTATCCCCGAAGCCGACTGGAAAATTTACTCAGCCTTCACCATCGGCGCGATGGTGGTGCTCTACACCTTGTTCCTGCGCATGCAGGTGGGGCCGCACAGTTATTTCTTCAGCTACAGCTACCCGGAAAAACGCCGCAAGAAATTGCCGGAAGAAGAGCAAGCGCCGCCGGTGAACCTGGCATTTTCCATCGGCACGCTGGTGTTCGGCGTGATTGTAATTGGCGCGCTGGCCGAGGTGATGTCCAAGACCCTCGACCTGGGCCTGGAAGGCACAGGCGCACCGCCGGTGATCACGGCGATTGTGGTCGCGGCCATTTCGGCGGCGCCGGAAATTCTGACCGCGTTGCGCGCGGCGTTGGCCAACCGCATGCAGTCGGTGGTGAACATTGCATTGGGCGCGTCGTTGTCGACGGTCATCTTGACGGTGCCGGTGATGGAGGCCATGGCGCTCTACACCGGCCAGCCCTTCCAGATGGCGATGACGCCGGTGCAGACCGTCATGGTGTTTATCACGCTGATTGTCAGCGCGATCAACCTCAACGATGGCGAAACCAACGCCATCGAAGGGATGACCCATTTCGTGCTGTTCGCGACGTTTATCATGCTGTCGTTGTTGGGGCTGTAAGGCCGCCGCAGGGCAAATGTGGGAGGGGGCTTGCCCCCGATGGCGGTGTATCAGTCAAACTTACAGTGACTGACACATTGCAATCGGGGGCAAGCCCCCTCCCACATTTCTAACTGAGTTTGGCTTATGTTCCTGCGATCAAGGCCCGCGCCGCCCGGCTGTGATCGGCGATCAAACCTTTCAAGTCCAGACCCTCGACCTGCCCGTCGATCACCCGCCACTTGCCGCCGATCATCACTCGGTCCGCACGATCAGCGCCGCACAGCAGCAGTGCCGAAAGCGGATCGTGGCTGCCGGAGAAGCGCAGCTCATCGAGTTTGAACAACGCCAGGTCGGCCTGTTTGCCTACGGCCAATTCGCCGATATCCGTACGCCCCAGCAACTGCGCCGAGCCTTTGGTGGCCCAGCCCAGCACGCCTTTGGGGGTGATCTTTTCCGCGCCGTAACGCAGGCGTTGGATATACAAGGCCTGGCGTGCTTCGAGGATCATGTTCGAGGCATCGTTGGAGGCCGAACCATCTACCCCCAGGCCGATAGGCGCGCCGGCGGCGAGCAAGTCCAGGGTCGGGCAGATGCCTGATGCCAGGCGCATATTCGAACTTGGGCAATGGCAGATACCGGTGCCGGCCGCACCGAGGCGCGCAATCTCGTCCGGGTTGAAGTGAATACCATGGGCCAGCCAGGTGCGCGGGCCGAGCCAGCCGACGCTGTCGAGGTAGTCCACCGTGCGCAGGCCGAAGCGCTGCAGGCAGAAGTCTTCTTCGTCGAGGGTTTCTGCCAGGTGGGTGTGCAGGCGCACATCCAGCTGGTCGGCCAGTTCGGCGCTGGCGCGCATGATTTCCGGGGTGACCGAAAAGGGCGAGCAGGGCGCCAGGGCGATCTGGATCTGCGCGCCGTCGCCACGTTCGTGGTATTCGCGGATCAGACGCTGGCTGTCATCGAGGATCACTTGGCCTTGTTGCACGGTCTGCTGCGGCGGCAGGCCGCCATCGGCTTCGCCCAGGCTCATGGAGCCGCGGGTGAGCATGGCGCGCATGCCCAGTTCGCGCACGCTTTCTACCTGGACATCGATGGCATTTTCCAAGCCGTCGGGGAACAGGTAGTGGTGATCAGCCGCGGTGGTGCAGCCCGACAGGAGCAATTCGGCGAGTGCGACTTTCGACGCCAGGGCGAGTTTTTCCGGGGTCAGTCGCGCCCATACCGGGTACAGGGTTTTCAGCCAGGGAAACAGCGGCTGATTGACCACCGGCGCCCAGGCGCGCGTCAGGGTCTGGTAGAAATGGTGGTGGGTATTGATCAGGCCGGGCAGGATCACATGTTCGCGGGCGTCGAACACGTGCCCACAGGGCACAGCGGGCTCTTTTCCCCAGCCCAGCACTTCGGTGATCACACCGTCTTGCAGCACCAGGCCGCCACGGGCGTCGAGGCCATTGGCAGTGAAAATCGCGAGGGGGTTTTTTAACCAGATACGGGTCGCAGGCATTGGCCGGCTCCTCTGAATGATGGGTTCAGGTTTGCCAGCTCAGTGTTGCCCTGTCTGCTGATCCAGGGTCGCCGGTGAGGGCGAGGGCGTTAGATTACGTGTAGTTCAGGACAGGGTCTAGCTTTCAGTGTGAGAGAGGCTTGGCCCCTCGCACATTTTGATCTGCGGCATTTACCAGGCGATGGTGTCGCCCTTGTAGTCGACAAAATGATGGCCGCCCTTGCCGGTGTAGGCATTCACCTGATCCACCAGGCCGCGCACGCTGGTGTCGACATCAATGTGCGCGTTTTCGCCGCCCATATCGGTCTTCACCCAGCCCGGGTGCAGCGACAGCACGGTGAGTTTGTGGTCACCCAGCTGGGTGATAAAGCTGTTGGTCATTGAGTTGAGCGCGGCCTTGCTGGCCTTGTACAGCGCCAGGTCGGAGCCGTCGGGGATGGTCACGCTGCCCAGCACCGAACTCATGAAGGCCAGCACGCCGCTGTCTTTGCGGATCTGCCCGACAAAACGCTGGGCCAGGTTGATCGGTGCCACGGCGTTGGTGAAGAACAGCTGGCCGACTTCCGCCAGGGTGGCGTGCCCCGGCTCCTGGTTGGCCGGGCCCTTGACGCCGGCATTCACGAACAGCAGGTCGAACGTGCGCTCCTTGAGGCGCTGGCTCAGGGCGATCACGGCTTGCTGATCGTCCATGTCAAGTTTCTCGATCTGGACCGGGCCCACGGCTTTCAGGGCATCGGCCTTGCTGGGGTCGCGCACGGTGGCGGTGACATCCCAGCCGTCCTGGAGCAATTGCTTGACCAGGCCAAGGCCCAGGCCGCGCGAGGCGCCGATGATCAGTGCGGTTTTTGGCGTAGACATGAAAAGCTTCCTTTAGAGTCGCGGTTCAGGAGGTTCAGCGTTGTAGCAGGATACGCCCACGGCTGAGGTCGGCGAGTTGAATTTGCAGGGTGTCGATGTGCGCTTCGCCCAGGGCGAGTTGTAACTCGACGCCATTGGCAGTGAAGGTTTCTTCCACCACCAGCCCACCCAGTTCGGCGACGCGCAGTTTCAGCAGGTTCAGCTCGGCGAACCCGCAGGCACAACTCAAGGGAACACGGCTGATAAGCTCGACGCGCTCGGCAGTTTGCAGGCATTTATTCGCACCGCCGCCATACGCACGGGCGAGGCCGCCAGTGCCCAATTGGATGCCGCCGTACCAGCGAATCACCAGCACCGCGACCTGATCGAAACCCTGCGCCTCGATGGCCGCCAGGATCGGCCGCCCGGCGGTGCCACCGGGTTCTCCGTCGTCATTGCTGCGGTATTGATCGGCCAGTTTCCAGGCCCAGCAGTTATGCGTAGCGTTCAAATCACTGTGTTGCTCGAAAAACGCCTGGGCGTCCTGCGCACTGGTGATTGGTACGGCGAGGGTGATGAAGCGGCTTTTGCGTATTTCTTCGCGAAACTCGCAAAGACCGGTGAGCGTGAAAGGCATAAGTCCCGTCTTCAGTAGGCCGGCTTGATGCCGCAACCCTTGAGAATAATGTGGATCAGGTTGGTGCCGGCGTCTTCCATATCCTGCTTGGTCAGCTTGGTGCGACCGGTGACCCGGCAGATCTGGGTGGCGAAGTCGGCATAGTGCTGGGTGCTGCCCCACAACAGGAAGATCAGGTGTACCGGGTCGACGGGGTCCATCTTGCCGGCATCCATCCAGGCCTGGAACACGGCGGCCCGGCCGCTGAACCAGGCGCGGTAGTCCTGACTGAAATATTCGGTAAGGCATTCGCCGCCGCTGATGATCTCCATGGCGAAGATGCGCGAGGCCTGGGGCTGGCGCCGGGAAAATTCCATCTTGGTGCGAATGTAGCGGGTCAGCGCCACAGCGGGGTCATCATCGGCGGTCAGGGCGTTGAAGGTGCTGTCCCACAATTCCAGGATATTGCTGAGAACGGCGATATACAGGCCCAGCTTATTGGTGAAGTAGTAGTGCAAGTTCGCCTTCGGCAGCCCGGCACTGGCTGCAATGGTGTTCATGCTGGTGCCTTTGTAGCCATGGCGCGCAAACTCATCCTCAGCCGCCTGGAGAATCGCTTGTTCGTTCTTTTGCCGAATGCGGCTGGCGGGTTTACCGGCGGGGTTGCTGTGGGCAGGAACTTCGAGGCTCATGGAGGTTTCCGTGCTGATCGATGATGGCGACGTGTGCACAGATAACCCACCCTCAAGCCCCAGACAAGTCCTGATGCAATAAAACCGTCAAAGCGATTCCAGGCTGTCGTTTTCCGACGTGTGGTTTGCGGCAGTGGCGGTCGCTTTGGTTTCCGGCAACAACAGGCACAACACAATGGCTGTCAGGCCGCCGCTGGTGATGGCCGAGTCGAACAGGTTCTGCACCAGGCTCGGCATCAAATGCAGCAGGTTCGGTTGGGCGGCGATGCCCAGGCCGACGCCAAACGAAGTGGCGATGATCAACATGCTGCGACGGTCCAGCGGTGCCTGGGCGAGGATGCGCACACCGGCGGCGGCCACGCTGCCGAACATCACCAGGGTCGCGCCGCCCAAAACCGGCTTGGGGATTTGCTGCAACACCGCGCCAATCAGCGGAAACAACCCGAGACACAACAACACCACGCCGATATATAAGCCGACGTAACGACTGGCTACGCCGGTCAGCTGGATAACGCCGTTGTTCTGCGCAAAGGTGGTGTTGGGGAAGGCGCTGAAGGTTGCAGCGATCATGCAACTGACGCCATCGCCGAGTACACCGCCCTTGAGTCGGCTTATATAGGAAGGGCCGCTGATGGGTTGGCGCGCGATCATGCAGTTGGCTGTCAGGTCACCCACTGTTTCGATACTGCTGATCAGATAAATCAGCGCGACCGGTAGGAAAGCGCTCCAGTCGAAGTTGAAACCAAAGCGAAACGGGATCGGCAAGCTGATCAGAGGCAAGTCGGGCAAGGCCTGGGGCACCAGCTTGCCGCTGAACCACGCTGCAAGGCTGCCGACGGCCAGGCCGATAATGATTGCCGACAGGCGCACCCATGGGGTGTTCGAGCGATTGAGCAGGATAATCGTCAGCACCACGAACAGGCCCAACGCCAGGTTGATGGGCGCGCCGAAGTCCGGTGCATTAAAACCACCGCCGAGGTCAGTGATGCCGACTTTGATCAGGCTGATGCCGATCAGCGTAATCACAATGCCGGTCACCAGCGGTGTAATGACGCGGCGCAGTTGCCCGATGAAGCGGCTCAGCACGATTTGCACCGCTGCCCCGAAAAAACACACGCCGAAGATCATCGCCAGGATGTCTTCCGGGCTGCCGCCGCGTTGTTTCACCAGGAACCCGGCTGACAACACCGCGCCGAGAAACGCAAAGCTGGTGCCTTGCAGGCAGATCATGCCGGCACCGATGCCAAACGGCCTGCGTGCCTGGATGAAGGTTCCTACGCCGGACACCATCAGCGCCATGCTGATGAGGTAGGGCAGGTGAGCGGTAAGGCCCAGGGTGGAACCGATAATCAGCGGCGGAGTGATGATGCCAACGAAGGCAGCCAGTACATGTTGCAAGGCGGCCAAGAGCGCGGGCACGGGTTTGGGCCGGTCGTTGAGGCCGTAGATCAGGTCGCTGGGGCTGGAGGATTCTGGTGGCATGGTGAGATAACTCGGGGCGGACGGTTCAAGGTCCTTGTACCCTTGCAAAAAGCTGTCCAGTTGCTCAGCTTTTTGCGCGAGGCCCGAGTTAGCGCGTTGCAGCCAGGCTTTCCAGGAAACTTTCCAGCACCAAATGAGGGCGACGCCCCTTACGCGTGACCGATGCCAGGCTTAAATCGTAAAAACGCGTAGCCGATTTCAGCGCACGCAGTCGGCCTTGTTGCACCCACAGGCTCGCGTAGTGATCCGGCAGGTAACCGATATAGCGGCCGGTAAGAATCAGGAAAGCCATGCCTTCGCGGTCCGAAGCACTCGCGGTGCAGTTGAGTGCCTGGTAGTGGGCCTGGATCTCGGCGGGCAGGCGGAAGGTCGGGGCGATGGCGTCCTGGCTGTCGATGCGCTCGTCGCCCAGTTGCTTGTCGTCGGCATAAAACAGCGGGTGGCCGACCGCGCAATAGAGCAGCGAGCGTTCGCTGTACAGCGGCTGGTACTCCAGGCCGGAGAGGGCGCTGGCCTGGGGCACCACACCGACATGCAGGCGGCCGTCAAGTACGCCTTGTTCGACTTCATTGGGCGCGATCATGCGGATCTGGATCTGCACATCCGGGCCACGCTCCTTCAACTGCGCCAGGGCGTGGGTGATGCGCATATGGGGCAGAGTGACCAGGTTGTCGGTGAGGCCGATGATCAACTCGCCGCGCAAGTGCTGGTGCAGGCCGTTGACCTCGGTACGAAAACTTTCCAGGGCACTTAATAGCTGCAGCGCCGACTGGTAGACCTCGCGGCCTTCTTCGGTCAGCGAGAACCCGGCGCGGCCACGCTGGCATAGCCTTAGTCCGAGGCGCTGCTCCAGATCACTCATCTGCTGGCTGATGGCCGAGCGACCGATGCCGAGCACGGTTTCCGCCGCCGAGAAGCCGCCGCACTCCACCACGCTGCGAAAGATGCGCAGCAGGCGGATATCGAAGTCACTGACTTGGGCGAGGGGGTCGGGTCGACGGCTGCTCATAGTTTAGTGAAGGCCTGACTGAAGGTTAGAAGAGTTGAATTTCACCGACTTTATCCCCGTGGCAATTTAGCTGCAAGAACGCCTTTGAATCCCGACGCTGCCTTTTGCCCTGCGAGGTTTTGCTGATGAACATGCCTGAAAACGCCCCTTCGACCCTGGCCAGCCAACTCAAGTTGGATGCGCACTGGATGCCCTACACCGCCAACCGAAACTTCCAGCGTGACCCGCGCCTGATCGTGGGCGCCGAAGGCAGCTGGCTGATCGATGACAAGGGGCGTCGGGTTTATGATTCGTTGTCGGGCCTGTGGACCTGCGGCGCCGGGCATACCCGCAAGGAAATCCAGGAAGCGGTGGCCAAACAATTGGGCACCCTGGACTACTCCCCAGGCTTCCAATACGGTCATCCGTTGTCCTTTCAACTGGCGGAAAAGATCACCGACCTGACCCCAGGTAACCTCAACCATGTGTTTTTCACCGACTCCGGTTCCGAGTGCGCCGATACGGCGGTGAAGATGGTGCGCGCCTACTGGCGCCTGAAGGGCCAGGCCACCAAGACCAAGATGATTGGTCGTGCCCGTGGTTACCACGGTGTGAACATTGCCGGTACCAGCCTGGGCGGTGTGAATGGCAACCGTAAGATTTTTGGTCAGGGCTTGATGGATGTTGATCATCTGCCGCACACCCTGCTGGCGAGCAATGCGTTCTCCCGTGGTATGCCGGAGCAGGGCGGTATTGCCTTGGCCGATGAGCTGCTCAAGCTGATCGAGCTGCATGACGCGTCGAACATTGCTGCGGTGTTTGTCGAACCTATGGCCGGTTCCGCGGGTGTACTGGTGCCGCCGCAGGGCTACCTCAAGCGTCTGCGGGAAATCTGCGACCAGCACAACATCCTGTTGGTGTTCGACGAAGTGATCACCGGCTTCGGCCGTACCGGCTCGATGTTCGGCGCCGACAGCTTTGGCGTGACCCCGGACCTGATGTGCATCGCCAAACAAGTCACCAACGGCGCAATCCCGATGGGTGCGGTGATTGCCAGCAGCGAGATCTACCAGACCTTCATGAACCAGGCGACGCCGGAGTACGCAGTGGAATTCCCCCACGGCTACACCTACTCGGCGCACCCGGTGGCGTGCGCGGCTGGCCTGGCGGCATTGGACTTGTTGCAGAAGGAAAACCTGGTGCAAAGCGTAGCCGAAGTCGCCCCGCACTTTGAGAATGCGCTGCACGGTTTGAAGGGCAGCAAGAACGTGATCGACATCCGTAACTATGGCCTGGCCGGTGCGATCCAGATTGCCCCCCGTGATGGTGATGCGATCGTGCGTCCATTCGAGGCGGGCATGGCCTTGTGGAAAGCCGGTTTCTACGTGCGCTTTGGCGGTGACACCCTGCAATTCGGGCCAACCTTCAACAGCAAGCCGCAGGACCTGGACCGCCTGTTCGACGCGGTTGGCGAAGTGCTGAACAAGATCGACTGATTTCTCCTTCTATATAGAACAACTTCTCAGGAGCCCTGCATGAGCGTTATCCAGCATTTGATCAATGGCCAAATGGTCAGTGACAGCGGCCGTACTGCCGATGTGTACAACCCGTCGACCGGTCAGGTGATCCACCAGGTGCCGCTGGCCAGTCGCGAAACGATTCAACGCGCGATTGATTCGGCCAAGGCGGCATTTCCGGCCTGGCGCAATACGCCGGCGGCCAAGCGTGCCCAGGTGATGTTTCGTTTCAAGCAATTGCTGGAGCAGAACGAAGCACGTATCTCGCAGTTGATCAGCGAAGAGCACGGCAAGACGCTGGAAGACGCGGCGGGTGAACTCAAGCGCGGGATCGAGAACGTCGAATACGCGTGCTCGGCGCCGGAGATTCTCAAGGGCGAGTACAGCCGCAACGTGGGGCCGAACATTGATGCCTGGTCGGATTTCCAGCCGTTGGGCGTGGTGGCGGGGATCACCCCGTTCAACTTCCCGGCGATGGTGCCGCTGTGGATGTATCCGCTGGCGATTGTCTGCGGTAACTGTTTTATCCTGAAACCATCGGAGCGTGATCCCAGCTCGACGCTGTTGATTGCGCAATTGTTGCAGGAAGCTGGTCTGCCAAAAGGCGTGTTGAGCGTGGTACATGGTGACAAAGGCGCGGTGGATGCGCTGATCGAAGCGCCGGAAGTCAAAGCCTTGAGCTTCGTGGGCTCGACGCCGATTGCCGAGTACATCTATTCCGAAGCGACCAAGCGCGGCAAACGCGTGCAGGCGCTGGGTGGGGCGAAGAACCATGCGGTGCTGATGCCGGATGCCGACTTGGACAACGCCGTCAGTGCACTGATGGGGGCGGCCTATGGTTCCTGCGGTGAGCGTTGCATGGCGATCTCGGTGGCTGTGTGCGTAGGTGACCAGGTGGCGGATGCATTGATCGCCAAGCTGGTTCCGCAGATCCAGGCGCTGAAGATTGGTGCGGGCACGTCCTGCGGCCTGGATATGGGGCCGTTGGTAACGGGGCAGGCGCGGGATAAAGTCAGTGGCTATATCGAAGACGGTGTGGCGGCGGGCGCTGAGCTGGTGGTCGACGGTCGTGGCTTAAGTGTTGCCGGGCATGAACAGGGCTTCTTCCTGGGCGGCAGCCTGTTTGATCGCGTGACGCCTGAGATGCGCATCTATAAAGAAGAAATATTTGGGCCAGTGTTGTGTGTGGTTCGGGTGAGCAGCCTGGAAGCGGCGATGCAACTGATCAACGATCACGAGTACGGCAACGGCACCTGCATCTTCACGCGTGACGGTGAAGCAGCACGCCTGTTCTGTGATGAGATTGAAGTGGGTATGGTCGGCGTGAACGTTCCACTGCCGGTACCTGTGGCGTACCACAGCTTCGGCGGCTGGAAGCGCTCGCTGTTTGGTGACTTGCATGCCTATGGGCCGGATGGGGTGCGTTTTTACACCCGTCGCAAGGCGATCACCCAGCGTTGGCCGCAACGGGCCAGCCATGAAGCGTCGCAGTTTGCCTTCCCTAGTCTGTAAGGTGCTGTAACTGAAAGCCGGCCCCTTGGGGCCGGCTTTTGCGTTTCTGCCGTGTTTTTGACCGATATGACAGAAATATGAAAGTAGTGGTTGACGGCGAATTATATCTGTCTATAATTCGCCCCACTTCCGGCGCAGTCGAAACGGAAAACTCCTTGGTAAACAAAGAGTTATGATGTTTTCGGCAGCGGGTTGCTTCAGGTCATCGAAGCCAAAAGGAAGTTGAAAAAGAGGTGTTGACAGCAGCGTGTAACGCTGTAGAATTCGCCTCCCGCTGACGAGAGATCGGAAGCGCAAGTGGTTGAAGTTGTTGAAGAATTCTTCGAAAGCTTCTGAAAATAATCACTTGACAGCAAATGAGGCTGCTGTAGAATGCGCGCCTCGGTTGAGACGAAAGATCTTAACCAACCGCTCTTTAACAACTGAATCAAGCAATTCGTGTGGGTGCTTGTGGAGTCAGACTGATAGTCAACAAGATTATCAGCATCACAAGTTACTCCGCGAGAAATCAAAGATGTAACCAACGATTGCTGAGCCAAGTTTAGGGTTTCTTAAAAACCCAAAGATGTTTGAACTGAAGAGTTTGATCATGGCTCAGATTGAACGCTGGCGGCAGGCCTAACACATGCAAGTCGAGCGGTAGAGAGAAGCTTGCTTCTCTTGAGAGCGGCGGACGGGTGAGTAATGCCTAGGAATCTGCCTGGTAGTGGGGGATAACGTTCGGAAACGGACGCTAATACCGCATACGT
It contains:
- a CDS encoding aspartate aminotransferase family protein, encoding MNMPENAPSTLASQLKLDAHWMPYTANRNFQRDPRLIVGAEGSWLIDDKGRRVYDSLSGLWTCGAGHTRKEIQEAVAKQLGTLDYSPGFQYGHPLSFQLAEKITDLTPGNLNHVFFTDSGSECADTAVKMVRAYWRLKGQATKTKMIGRARGYHGVNIAGTSLGGVNGNRKIFGQGLMDVDHLPHTLLASNAFSRGMPEQGGIALADELLKLIELHDASNIAAVFVEPMAGSAGVLVPPQGYLKRLREICDQHNILLVFDEVITGFGRTGSMFGADSFGVTPDLMCIAKQVTNGAIPMGAVIASSEIYQTFMNQATPEYAVEFPHGYTYSAHPVACAAGLAALDLLQKENLVQSVAEVAPHFENALHGLKGSKNVIDIRNYGLAGAIQIAPRDGDAIVRPFEAGMALWKAGFYVRFGGDTLQFGPTFNSKPQDLDRLFDAVGEVLNKID
- a CDS encoding calcium:proton antiporter; protein product: MLTFLKQEKFMLLALIAAIAAYPLEHWMLHSGQTVALLAGVALIGFIVVASMRVAHHAEQLAEKVGDPYGTMILTLAAVLVEVVILAIMMSNEPSPTLVRDTIYSAVMLDINGILGLAALMGGIKHGEQSYNDDSARTYSVMILTAMGVSMVVPEFIPEADWKIYSAFTIGAMVVLYTLFLRMQVGPHSYFFSYSYPEKRRKKLPEEEQAPPVNLAFSIGTLVFGVIVIGALAEVMSKTLDLGLEGTGAPPVITAIVVAAISAAPEILTALRAALANRMQSVVNIALGASLSTVILTVPVMEAMALYTGQPFQMAMTPVQTVMVFITLIVSAINLNDGETNAIEGMTHFVLFATFIMLSLLGL
- a CDS encoding SDR family oxidoreductase; protein product: MSTPKTALIIGASRGLGLGLVKQLLQDGWDVTATVRDPSKADALKAVGPVQIEKLDMDDQQAVIALSQRLKERTFDLLFVNAGVKGPANQEPGHATLAEVGQLFFTNAVAPINLAQRFVGQIRKDSGVLAFMSSVLGSVTIPDGSDLALYKASKAALNSMTNSFITQLGDHKLTVLSLHPGWVKTDMGGENAHIDVDTSVRGLVDQVNAYTGKGGHHFVDYKGDTIAW
- a CDS encoding TetR/AcrR family transcriptional regulator → MSLEVPAHSNPAGKPASRIRQKNEQAILQAAEDEFARHGYKGTSMNTIAASAGLPKANLHYYFTNKLGLYIAVLSNILELWDSTFNALTADDDPAVALTRYIRTKMEFSRRQPQASRIFAMEIISGGECLTEYFSQDYRAWFSGRAAVFQAWMDAGKMDPVDPVHLIFLLWGSTQHYADFATQICRVTGRTKLTKQDMEDAGTNLIHIILKGCGIKPAY
- a CDS encoding 8-oxoguanine deaminase, which encodes MPATRIWLKNPLAIFTANGLDARGGLVLQDGVITEVLGWGKEPAVPCGHVFDAREHVILPGLINTHHHFYQTLTRAWAPVVNQPLFPWLKTLYPVWARLTPEKLALASKVALAELLLSGCTTAADHHYLFPDGLENAIDVQVESVRELGMRAMLTRGSMSLGEADGGLPPQQTVQQGQVILDDSQRLIREYHERGDGAQIQIALAPCSPFSVTPEIMRASAELADQLDVRLHTHLAETLDEEDFCLQRFGLRTVDYLDSVGWLGPRTWLAHGIHFNPDEIARLGAAGTGICHCPSSNMRLASGICPTLDLLAAGAPIGLGVDGSASNDASNMILEARQALYIQRLRYGAEKITPKGVLGWATKGSAQLLGRTDIGELAVGKQADLALFKLDELRFSGSHDPLSALLLCGADRADRVMIGGKWRVIDGQVEGLDLKGLIADHSRAARALIAGT
- a CDS encoding LysR family transcriptional regulator, whose translation is MSSRRPDPLAQVSDFDIRLLRIFRSVVECGGFSAAETVLGIGRSAISQQMSDLEQRLGLRLCQRGRAGFSLTEEGREVYQSALQLLSALESFRTEVNGLHQHLRGELIIGLTDNLVTLPHMRITHALAQLKERGPDVQIQIRMIAPNEVEQGVLDGRLHVGVVPQASALSGLEYQPLYSERSLLYCAVGHPLFYADDKQLGDERIDSQDAIAPTFRLPAEIQAHYQALNCTASASDREGMAFLILTGRYIGYLPDHYASLWVQQGRLRALKSATRFYDLSLASVTRKGRRPHLVLESFLESLAATR
- a CDS encoding CoA-acylating methylmalonate-semialdehyde dehydrogenase, which codes for MSVIQHLINGQMVSDSGRTADVYNPSTGQVIHQVPLASRETIQRAIDSAKAAFPAWRNTPAAKRAQVMFRFKQLLEQNEARISQLISEEHGKTLEDAAGELKRGIENVEYACSAPEILKGEYSRNVGPNIDAWSDFQPLGVVAGITPFNFPAMVPLWMYPLAIVCGNCFILKPSERDPSSTLLIAQLLQEAGLPKGVLSVVHGDKGAVDALIEAPEVKALSFVGSTPIAEYIYSEATKRGKRVQALGGAKNHAVLMPDADLDNAVSALMGAAYGSCGERCMAISVAVCVGDQVADALIAKLVPQIQALKIGAGTSCGLDMGPLVTGQARDKVSGYIEDGVAAGAELVVDGRGLSVAGHEQGFFLGGSLFDRVTPEMRIYKEEIFGPVLCVVRVSSLEAAMQLINDHEYGNGTCIFTRDGEAARLFCDEIEVGMVGVNVPLPVPVAYHSFGGWKRSLFGDLHAYGPDGVRFYTRRKAITQRWPQRASHEASQFAFPSL
- a CDS encoding YigZ family protein; amino-acid sequence: MPFTLTGLCEFREEIRKSRFITLAVPITSAQDAQAFFEQHSDLNATHNCWAWKLADQYRSNDDGEPGGTAGRPILAAIEAQGFDQVAVLVIRWYGGIQLGTGGLARAYGGGANKCLQTAERVELISRVPLSCACGFAELNLLKLRVAELGGLVVEETFTANGVELQLALGEAHIDTLQIQLADLSRGRILLQR
- a CDS encoding uracil-xanthine permease family protein, with protein sequence MPPESSSPSDLIYGLNDRPKPVPALLAALQHVLAAFVGIITPPLIIGSTLGLTAHLPYLISMALMVSGVGTFIQARRPFGIGAGMICLQGTSFAFLGAVLSAGFLVKQRGGSPEDILAMIFGVCFFGAAVQIVLSRFIGQLRRVITPLVTGIVITLIGISLIKVGITDLGGGFNAPDFGAPINLALGLFVVLTIILLNRSNTPWVRLSAIIIGLAVGSLAAWFSGKLVPQALPDLPLISLPIPFRFGFNFDWSAFLPVALIYLISSIETVGDLTANCMIARQPISGPSYISRLKGGVLGDGVSCMIAATFSAFPNTTFAQNNGVIQLTGVASRYVGLYIGVVLLCLGLFPLIGAVLQQIPKPVLGGATLVMFGSVAAAGVRILAQAPLDRRSMLIIATSFGVGLGIAAQPNLLHLMPSLVQNLFDSAITSGGLTAIVLCLLLPETKATATAANHTSENDSLESL